CGCCGGAACAATGATCACCCGGCCCTCGATCTCACCTGCCTTCAGGCTCAGCGCCAGCTCCATCAAAGCGATCGGCCCTTCATACTCGTCACCGTGATTGGCGCCGGTCAGCAGCGCGCTCGGGCCAACGCCGTTCTTGATCACCGTAATCGGGATCATCACAGATCCCCAGGCCGAATCGTCGCGGCTGTAGGGCAACCGCAAGAAGCCATGATGTTCGCCATCTTCGTCGAGCGGGATTGTGGGCGTGATGGGATTGGCGCTCATGACATGTCAGTCCTTCACATAAAGCCGGCGCGGCACATCCGCGAGACATTCAGCCCCAGCGGCTCCGATGACGATGCTTTCGGTGATCTCGAAGCCCCAGTCGTCCATCCACAACCCGGTCATGAAATGAAAGGTCATGTTTTCTTCAAGCACGGTCTTGTCGCCGGGCCGCAGCGACATGGTGCGCTCGCCCCAATCCGGCGGATAGGACAGGCCGATCGGATAGCCGGTGCGGTTGTCCTTGGTGATCCCGTATTTGGTGAGCACCTTGAAGAACGCGAGCGCGATATCCTCGCACAGATTGCCGGGCTTTGCCGCTTCCAGTCCGGCCTCCATGCCTTCGAGCACGGCCTTTTCCGCATCGATGAAGGTCTGTGTCGGCTTGCCGAGAAACACCGTGCGTGACAAGGGGCAGTGGTAACGCTTGTAGACCCCGGCGATCTCGAAGAAGGTGCCCTCGCCGCTCTTCATCGGCTTGTCATCCCAGGTCAGATGCGGCGCAGAAGCGTCAGCCCCCGAAGGCAGCAGCGGCACGATCGCCGGATAGTCGCCGCCATAGCCAAGCCCGTCATCATAGCGCAAGGCGGCTTCATAGATGTCGGCCACCAGATCGCATTTGCGGTAACCGGGTTCGCATTTGTCGAAGATCGTCCTGTGCATCCGCTCGACCAGACGCGCGGCCTTGCGCATATAATCAAGTTCCCGGGGTGATTTGACTGCCCGCTGCCAGTTGACCAGAGCGGTGGTGTCGGAGAAACGCGCATTTGGCAGGAGCTTCTGCAAGGAGGCAAATGCGGCGGCGGAAAACCAGTAATTGTCCATCTCGACGCCGATGCGCATGTTGCCCCAGCCGCGCTCCTCGAGTTTGGCCGACAGATAGTCCATCGGGTGGCGTTCTGCGGATTGCACATAGTGATCGGGATAGCCGATAATGTCGCTGTCCCCCAGATAGGCGGTCAGCCGCGCGCCATTGGCATCCTGGCCGCGACCAAACCAGACCGGGTCTCCGTCCGGTCCCACCACCACGCACTGATGCACATAGAACGACCAGCCGTCATAACCGGTCAGCCATGCCATGTTCGACGGGTCGGAAACGATGATCACATCGACGCCTGCGGCAGCCATGGCGGAGCGCGTCTTGGCAAGCCGGGCGGCATATTCTTCCCGGCTGAAATTCAGAATTGGCGCGGACATTCGGGGCTGTTTCCTTTCTTGGAGGGATTTCAGTTTGAAAAAAGCGTCCCGGCATTGGCCGCCTGAGCACGCTTGCCGGTGAGCGTGGCAATGGCGGTGTCCTGAATGCCGGTCCCGGTGAGATCCGCAATGGTGATCTGGTTATCGGATGAACGGCCCTTGGCCTGGCCCGCAACAATCATCCCGAGTTCCGCAAAAACGCGGTCGGCCTCGACAAGGCCCGACGCAATCGCACTGCGAAGTTCGCCAAGACCGCGGGTCTGGGTCAACCTGTCGGGGACATAGAGATCGGCCTTGAGCAGGCATGCCGGGTCGAGTTCGTTCTTGTGCTCCTGATCCGACCCCATGGCCGTCACATGCTGGCCCGGCCGCAGCCAAGCGGCTTCCAGCACTGGCCTTGTCGCAGGTGTGGTAGTGACAATCACATCCGCGGAGCTGACCGCCGTGCCGGCATCCTCAGCGGCACGGACATCGATCCCGAGTTCCTGTGAAAGCTCCGCTGCCACTGTCTGCGCCTTGCCGGCGTCCCGCGCCCAGATCGTGGCCGTCCTGATCGGACGAACCAGACACAGCGCCTTGAGTTGCAGCCGCGCCTGGCAACCGGCGCCAAGGATGCAGGCATGCGATGCGTCCGCGCGGGCAAGATGGCGCGCGGCAACGGCTCCTGCGGCCGCGGTGCGGACATCGGTGAGATAGCCATTGTCGAGCAGCAGCGCCTCAAGCATGCCGGTTCGGGCGGAAAACAGCACCATCAATCCCGATGTGCTCGGCAGTCCCAGCTTCGGATTGTCGAAAAATCCCGGAGAAACCTTGATCGCAAAGCTGTCGATCCCGGGCACGAAAGCGGTTTTCACATCGACCTCGCCATTGAACGGCGCAATCGCCATCGACAGGATCGGCGGCATCTCCACATCACCGCGCGCAAGCGCCACAAAGGCCTTTTCGATGCAATCCACCGCCTCAAGGTCGAGCTCAATGAGACCCCGCAATTCCGCCTCGGTCAGGATCGTGATGTCGCCCATCTCAGGCCACCTCCTGGGTGACATCGACATCTTCACCCGAGATGATGCGATGATGCTGGTTCATATCGATATTGCCGCCGCTCAGCACCACCGCCACCGGCCCGTCAGCCGTGACCTTGCCCGACAGCAGCGCCGCCACACCAACCGAGCCGGAGCCTTCGACAATCTGCCGCTCCTGCCAGTAGAGGTGCCGGATCGCAGCTGCAATCTCGGCCTCACTGACCAGAATGAGATCGTCGACCAGAGCCCGGGTCATCGCGAAAGTGTATTGGTTGTCGAGGCCGATGCCGCCCCCCAGCGAATCCGCAAGCGTCGCCAATTCCTCGACCAGAACCGGCTTGCCTGCCTTGAGGCAAGCATGCATCGCCGCCCCGCGCTCCATCGAGATGCCGATGATCCGCACCTCAGGCTTGAGCGCCTTCACCGCCGCGGCAACACCGGAGAACAGACCGCCGCCGGAGACCGGCACCAAAATGGTTTCCAGTTCTTGCACTTGATCGAGCAGTTCAAGACCCAGTGTGCCCTGTCCGGCAATGACATGGCGATGATCAAACGGCGGAATCATCGTCCTCCCGTCCTCACTGACCAGCCGGTCGACCTCCAGCTGCGCCTCGTCCTGAGAGTTGCCAACGATCCGCACTTCGGCCCCTTGCGCCTTGATGCCATCGATCTTGGCCTGCGGAACCAGCCGCGACATGCATATGATGCAGCGCACGCCTGCGGCCCGCGCGGCATAGGCCAACCCGCGGCCGTGATTGCCGGTCGACACCCCGACTACGCCCCGCTGCTTCTCCGCATTCGACAGCGCGGCGACCGCATTGGTCGCGCCGCGGAGCTTGAAACTGCCGGTGATCTGCGTGTGCTCCAGTTTCAGATGCACCGGAACACCGAGCTGATCGGACAGGCTGGCTGACAGCTGCACCGGTGTTTGCAACACCTTGTTCGCAATTGTCTTTCGCGCCTGCTCGATGGTCGCAATACTGATCTCGGGCACAGGCGCATTCATGCCGCTTCACCTGCAATGACACCCCTCAACCGCACGATGGAACCGGCACGTGTTTTATCGGCAAGACGGCACATATGTTGGTGGATTGGCGGCCAGAATGTCATGAATTATTGTTGATCATTATCCTGGAAATTGACAAGCCCCCGATGCTGGCTCAAAGGTCGCTGTCATGGCCCCAATCAAACTCGATGACCGCGACATCAAGATCCTCGCAATCCTGTCGCGGGAAGGCCGGATCTCCAAATCAGACCTGGCAAAGCGGGTCAATCTCAGCGCCACACCGTGCTGGGAGCGGCTCAGCCGTCTGGAAAAAGCCGGGATCATTTCAGGCTATCGCGCCGAGATCGAACTCCGCCATATCGCGCCACAGGTCTCGGTTTTTGTCATGGCAGAACTCGAAAATCACCGTGCGGCCACCTTTCAGGCATTCGAGCAAGCCGTTGATGGATATAAAGAAATCATTTCCTGCTGGGCGCTGGGCGGCGGCTTTGACTATCTGCTTCATGTCATCACCCGCGACATCGACAGCTATCAGCAATTGATCGATGATCTTCTCGCACGCCCCACCGGCCTGGCGCGCTATTTCACCTATATCGTCACCAAGCCAGTCAAACACTCCGCAGGCTTTCCCTTTGCCCTGCTGACCGGTTCAGATCCGGAGACAAGATAGTGGCTGAGCTCGGAATATTTGGATGAACCCTCTGCCAGGGGCCTCTGCATCAGAGGAATCCACTGGCAAGGAACCGTTAAATTCGGGTCGAAACGGCCAAGCGCGACAACGACGGTCCGAACACCGTGTTCCAAAGCTGTCGCGTTCTTCCGGACCGGCCCTGTTTCGCGGCTTTGCCTGTGTCGTTGGCGGCCGCGTTTGAAACAACACTCGAACAAGGAATTGACGATGTTGCGCAACGATCAGCTTGACCAGTGGGATCATGATCACTTTTTCCATCCCTCGACCCATCTTGCGCAGTTTGCCCGTGGCGAGTTGAAGAACCGAATCGTCACCGGCGGCGAAGGCGTTTACATCCATGATCGTGAGGGCAACCGCCTGCTCGATGCTTTCGCCGGCCTTTACTGCGTCAACATCGGCTACGGCCGTCAGGAGGTTGCTGAAGCCATCGCGGCGCAGGCGAAGGAACTCGCCTATTACCATTCCTATGTCGGCCACGGCACCGAAGCCTCGGTGACGCTTGCCAAGATGGTGATTGACCGCGCGCCCGAGAACATGAGCCGGGTCTATTTCGGCCTCTCGGGATCGGATGCCAATGAAACCAACGTCAAACTGATCTGGTACTACAACAACATTCTCGGCCGCCCCGAGAAGAAAAAGATCATCTCGCGCTGGCGCGGTTATCACGGCTCGGGCCTGATGACCGGCTCACTGACCGGGCTGGATCTGTTTCACAAGAAGTTCGATCTGCCGCTCTCTCAGGTGCTGCACACCGAAGCGCCCTACTATTTCCGCCGCGACGATCTCTCGATGTCCGAGGCCGATTTCGTTGCCCATTGCGCAAACGAACTCGAGGCCATGATCGAACGCGAAGGTGCCGACACCATTGCCGCCTTCATCGGCGAACCGGTCCTCGGCACCGGTGGCATCGTGCCGCCCCCGGCCGGCTACTGGGCCGCCATCCAGACTGTGCTAAAAAAACACGACATCCTTCTCGTCGCCGATGAGGTAGTGACCGGCTTCGGACGCCTTGGCACCATGATGGGCTCGACGCATTATGGCATCGAACCCGACATCATCACCATCGCCAAGGGCCTGACCTCGGCCTACGCGCCACTGTCCGGCTCGATCATCTCAGACAAGGTTTGGAAGGTTCTGGAACAAGGCACCGACGAGTACGGCGCCATTGGCCATGGCTGGACCTATTCCGCACACCCGATCGGCGCAGCGGCCGGTGTCGCCAATCTCAAACTCATCGACAGCCTTGGCCTCGTCACCAATGCGGGTGAAACAGGCGCCTATCTCAATGCCCGCATGCGCGACGCCCTCGCTGATCACAGGAATGTCGGCGATGTGCGCGGCGAAGGCATGCTTTGCGCCGTCGAACTGGTCGAGGACAAGGACAACCGCGTCTTCTTCGATCCCGCAGCCAAGATTGGCCCGTCAATCGCCGCAGCCCTGCTCAAGCGCGGCGTCATTGCCCGGGCCATGCCTCAGGGAGACATCCTCGGGTTTGCTCCGCCACTTTGCCTCTCACGCGAGGAGGCGGACACCATCATTGCCGCAACCAGCGATGCGGTGAAAGAGGTCTGCGGCTAAGAACCGCCGCAAGCAACATCTCTTCCGGCAACGCGTGTTGCCGCGCGCCCGGGAGGGAACCTGTGGGACATCCATGCACGGCTTGCCGCAGGCATTTGGCCGCAGCACCACTTTCAATTGTCCCTAATCGGGCATGAACAGGCCTTGCGCAATTTGAACAATATCCATGACCATTCGGTTATGGATTGTGATCCGAAATGCCTGTCAGAACAGGCAAATATTCTAGCACTTACAGTCTTTTGCGCCTCTTTTTCTATCCCTAAGCTATCAATGCTCAGAGACGTTGCGACCAGAACCGCCGCACCCACGGGCAGATCATTTTGAACCGCTGTCTAAACGCTTCATTAGCTTTGGCATGACATGATACCGTGATGAATTATGCAGTTCTGAGAGGACTGACGATGAGGCCAAAAAGACACGCTCTGACACAGATCGGCGGTGCCGGCGACAAGCGCCAAGTCTATTCGAAACAGGACGCCAATTGCCCGGTGATCGCACACGTCTCGGTTCGCAATTCCGAAACGAGGATCCCGATCCCGTGCTGGATGGTCAACCTTTCAGAAGACAGCTGCCTGCTCACCTCGGATCATTTCCCGCCACGCGTCATTGACGTCTACCTGGTCATCCCCGGCTTGGGCGCCAAGGTTCACGCCGTCACTCGCAACCAGGGCAAATTCACCCTTGGCCTCAGTCTCACCACCAAAATCCCTTCCGATCTGATCTCCAAGGTGGCGCGCATCAAAGCGGTTTCCAAAGCGGCTCCCGTCGGCTGAAATCAATCGGCAGGGCATGCGCGCTCAAGCCAGCCAGTCATCGAGTTTCGCGGCGCGCACATCCATCATGAGTTTGACAAACCCTTCAGCCTGGTGCGCAGCGGTAAGCTGACCCTTGCCAGGAGTGGCCTTGGACGCCTCGCCCACCGCTCCCGCAGGATTGAGGTCGCTGGCAATCCACGCAAATGCGTGGGTGCCGGCATGCCGCAACAGCTCGAATTCGGTTTCCGCGCGGGTAACCGCGGACACAAAATCCTCTGCCTTCTCCATGGCTACGAGGTCGGGCCTGAAATGCAGCATCAGCGACGTCTCCACATCACCGCCGTGAATACCGTAGGCAAGTTCGCGGGCGCTGTAGAGCCCTTCGGGAAATCCGAACCGCATCCATGATGTCTTGGCCACGAGCATCCGCGCCCGCACCCGCAGTTCCCGCGCGACAATGCCCATGATTTCCTCATTGCCGCCATGCGAATTGACGATCACCAGCTTGCGGACACCGGCACGCGCAATGGAATGGCCAAGTTCGACCCAATGCTCGATCAGTGTCGTGGCGGGAATCGTCAATGTGCCGGGTGCGTGCTGGTGCTCGTTGGACTTTCCCACCGGCTGAATCGGCAGGATCCGGATATCCAGGTCCGCAGGCGTCTGCGCGATCACCGTGTCAAGCATGCCTTGCATGATCGCGCTGTCGGTGGAGACCGGAAGATGCGGACCATGCTGCTCAATTGCCGCAATCGGCAGAACCGCGATTGTGGCATCCGGGTCGATGTCATCGAACTCGCGTGTGGTGAAGTCACCCCACCAGATCTTGCGGCTCATGATATGCCCTCCTTTGCTTTCGCAGCCGCGATCACCTCGATCTCGACCTTGAAGACCTCTCGCGCGAAGCCCGAGACGATCATCAGCGTGGAGGCCGGCGCGGGGTCGGAAAACAGCCGGTCGCGAACCTTCATATAGCCTGGAAGATGCGCCCGGTCGGTGACATAGGCGTTGATCCGCACAATGTCGCCAAGCCCCATGCCCGCAGCCTCGAGCACCGCCGCCACATTGGCAAAACACAATTCCGTCTGCGCTTCCACATCCTCCGGGATGGTCTCGTCGAGTGCGATCCCCAATTGCCCCGAGCACAACACCAGCCGGTGGCCTGGTGGCACTTCCACCCCATGGCTGTAGCGCGCAAAGGGTGCTCTCAAATTCGACGGGGTGTGGTGTTTCATATCCGGGGCCTCGTTTCAGAAACGCCATTTTTAATCTATTCCAAACTGCCTTGGAATGGCAGAGTATGACCTGAAATCGGGAAATGCTGCCATGAAAATGAGCACATAGCTTATTTGCAGGGCAAGAGCAGACGCGGGTCAGAGCAGTTTGCAGAGCAACACCGGATGGACCGTGGATCGGCCATTGGCATGAGGCTTGCAAGGTTGCTCTGGTGTCTTAACGACGGGAATTGAAAAGCAAACCCGCATCTGAACCAAGGGATGATGTACATGACGTATCTTCTTAGATCCTGCGCTACGGCGGCAATTCTGTTGGCCGCAGGCGCACAGGCCACAGCCCAGGAAGCCGTGACCTTTGGCACCAACTGGCTGGCTCAACCCGAGCATGGCGGTTTCTATCAGTCGGTCGCCGACGGCACCTATGCCGCCTGCGGACTTGATGTCACGATCGCCCAGGGCGGACCGCAGGTGAACAACCGTGCGCTGCTTCTGGCCGGCAAGATCCAGTTCCACATGGGCGGCAACATGCTGGAAGCCTTCTCGGCGGTGGAACAGAGCATCCCGGTCAAGGTGGTTGCCGCATCGTTCCAGAAGGAACCGCAGGTGCTGATGACGCACCCGGGACAGGGGCTGGACACCTGGGAAGACCTCAAGAACGCCGATGAGTATATTCTCGGTGACGCGGGCTTCCAGAGCTATTTCCAGTGGATGGTGACCGAGTTCGGCTTCGACCCGTCAAAGCGCGTCCCCTACACCTTCAACCCGGCCCCCTTTATCGCCAATCCGAAATCGGCGCAGCAGGGCTACATCACCTCCGAGCCTTTCGCGGTTGAAAACGCGGCCGGCTTCAAGCCCAATCTGTTCCTCGTCGCCGACTATGGCTTCGACACCTACTCGACCACCATCGAGGTGATGCAGGCAACCATCGACGATATGCCTGACGCGGTAAAATGCTTCGTCGAAGGCTCGATCAAGGGCTGGTACAACTATCTCTACGGCGACAACACGGCCGCCAACGCCCTGATCCAGAAAGACAATCCGGACATGACCGACGAGCAGATCGCGTTCTCGATCGGCAAGATCAAGGAATATGGCATTGTGGATTCCGGCGACACCGAAACCATGGGCATCGGCGCCATGACAGATGAACGCATGGAGAGCTTCTATGCCAAGATGGTCAAGGCCGGCGTGATTGCCGACGGCATTGACATCAAGTCATCCTACACCCTTGATTACGTCAATCAGGGCCTCGGGCTTGACCTGAAGTAGCAACCCCTCCGCCTGCCCGGATGTAAAATTCCGGACAGGCCTGTTCTGCCGTCTGGTCTGGACCCCCATGCATTCCCCGAACGCCCAACTCCTCCTCCTGCACGCAATAGGCAAAACCTTTGCGTCCGGTGTCACAGCCCTTGAGGACGTCAATCTCCGCGTCAATGAAGGCGACTTCATGAGTTTGCTGGGCCCCTCGGGCTGCGGCAAATCCACGGCATTGCGGATCATTGCCGGGCTTTCGAACCCGACCTCGGGCGTCGTCGAATGGCGCGGAACGCCGCTTCAGCAAAACGACATCGGCTTCGTGTTTCAGGAACCCACGCTGCTGCCCTGGGCCAGCGTCTATGACAATGTCTGGCTGCCGCTGCGGCTGCGCGGTGTGTCGCGGCGCGAGGCCGAACCGCAGATCGCAGAAGTGCTCGAAAGGGTGCACCTGACAGGATTTGAAAAAGCCGTTCCGCGCGAGCTCTCAGGAGGCATGAAGATGCGCGTCTCCATCGCCCGCGGCCTGGTCACCCGGCCACGCATCCTGCTGATGGATGAACCCTTCGCAGCCCTTGATGAGATCACAAGGTTCAAACTCAACAATGATCTGCTCGAACTCTGGCAGGAACGTCGCTTCACAGTCATCTTCGTCACCCATTCGGTGTTTGAAAGCGTCTTTCTGTCGAACCGCATCACGGTGATGGCCGCGCATCCAGGCCGCGTCTTTGAGGAACTGACCGTCGATGCGCCCTACCCGCGCGACGAGGCCTTCCGAACATCGTCAGCCTACGCCGAGAGTTGCCGCTCTGCCTCAGCGAGCCTCAAAACCGCCATGGGAATGGAGAGTGCTGATGTCGGCCACTGATACAAAAATCCCATCAATCATCGACCCCGATGAAGCCCGCCGCGAGCGCCTGCGCAAGCTCGAGCGCACCGGCAGCTGGCTGCTCCCGCTCATCATCATGGTTGCGGCGATTGCCCTGTGGGACCGGATCTGCGTCTGGAACGAAATCCCGCAATACATCCTGCCGCGTCCCGGTGTGGTGCTCGACACGCTGATCAAGGATGCGGCCCTGCTGTTTTCATCGCTGCTGGTCACGCTGCGGATCACGGTCCTGTCGCTTGCATTGGCGGTGATCGGCGGCGTCGGGCTGGCGGTTCTGTTCACCCAGTCCCGTTTTGTCGAAATGAGCCTGTTTCCCTTCGCCATCGTGCTTCAGGTGACCCCGATCGTGGCGATCTTCCCGCTGATCAACATCTATGTCGACGACCAGACAACCAAGCTGTTGCTCTGCGCCTGGATCGTTGCCTTCTTCCCGATCCTCTCCAACACCACGCTCGGTTTGAATTCCGTCGACCGCAATCTGATCGACTATTTCCGCTTGAACGGCGCCACCCGCTGGCAGACTCTGTGGCATCTCAGGCTCCCCGCCGCCATGCCCTATTTCCTCGGCGGCTTGAAGATTGCCGGTGGCCTGGCGCTGATCGGCGCCGTGGTGGCGGAGTTTGTCGCGGGCACCGCCGGCCAATCCTCCGGCCTCGCCTCACGCATCATCGAGGCCGGATACAGGCTCAATGCTCCGCGGCTGTTTGCGGCATTGATCCTGATTTCGCTGACCGGCATTGTGATCTTTCTGGCGCTCTCCTGGATTTCCCATCTCGTGCTGCACCGCTGGCACGAGAGCGCGCTCAAGCAGGAGCATTGAGTGACATCGCATCGCATAACCCTTCCCGTTTCAGGACCCTACCGGTTGACCAATCTGCGGCTTCACCGCGCCCATCTCGCTGAAACAACCGGCTTCGCCTTTGATGCCGACGGATTTGCCCAGGCGGAACTGGCGGTTGATACGGGCGCGATCAGCTCGATTGCCCCGGCTGCTGGCGGCACGCCGGCTGACACCGCCATCGATTGCCGCGGAGGCATCACCTTTCCGGCCTTTGTCGATTGCCATACCCATATCGACAAGGGCCATATCTGGCCGCGCAAACCCAACCCGGATGGCAGCTTTCCCGGCGCCCTCGAAGCCGTTGGCGCCGACCGCGAGGCCCGCTGGTCGGCTGAAGACGTCGAGGCCCGCATGGAGTTCTCGCTGGCCTGCGCTTTTGCCCATGGGACAAAGGCGTTGCGAACGCATATTGATTCCGTGCCACCGCAGGAGGACATCTCCTGGCCGGTTTTCGACACTGTTCGCGACCGCTGGAAGGGACGGATCGAGCTGCAGGCCGCCTGCCTGTTCGGCATAGATTCTGCCCGCGACGAGGCCTGGTTCAACCACCTTTCCGGGATTGTCGCCCGCCACAACGGCGTGCTGGGCGCGGTCACCTACATGGTGCCTGATCTTGATGCCCTGCTCGACCGCATGTTCTCAAAGGCGATCGAGTTGGGTCTCGATCTTGATTTTCACGCCGACGAGACCGACGACACCAATGCAGTTTCCCTCGACCGGATTGCCGAAGCGGCCCTTCGCTACGGCTACGAAGGCAAGATACTGGTCGGTCATTGCTGCTCGCTCGCCCGCCAGCCCGACGGCCAGGTCAAGGAGACGCTCGACAAGGTTGCACAGGCCAATCTTTCGGTCGTCAGCCTGCCGATGTGCAACATGTACCTCCAGGACCGCCGCCATGACGCCACCACGCCGCGCTGGCGCGGAGTCACGCTGCTCCACGAGATGGCCGCACGCGGCATCAATGTCTCCGTCGCCTCCGACAACACCCGCGATCCATTCTATGCCTATGGCGATCTCGATCCGCTGGAAGTCTACCGCGAAGCCACCCGCATCCTGCATTTTGATCACCCGGTGGCCTCATGGCCCGCCACCGTCGCCGCCAACCCGGCGCGCGCCATGCGGCTTGACGATGCGGGCCTGTTCAAGCCGGGCGCGCGCGCCGATCTGGTGCTGTTTCGCGGCCGCAGCCTCACCGAACTTCTCTCACGCCCCGAAAGCGGCCGCATCGTCATCCGCGATGGCCGGGCGATCGACGCGGCCCTGCCCGATTATTGCGAACTGGATCATTTGATGGAGGCCCGGACCAATGAACATTGAAGCACTGACTGCAGAGCTTGACGGCATCCGGATCGAGGACAATGAAAAGATCGTCCAGCAGAAAAGCCGTGACTTCTACTGGTATTCGCCGCTGCTCAAGCGCCAGCTCGACCATGTTACCGGCGACCTGGTGGTCTCGCCAAAGACCGAAGCCGAACTGATCCGCGTGCTCAAGGCCTGCTACCGCCACGAGGTGCCGGTCACCCCGCGCGGCACCGGCACTGGCAATTACGGCCAGGCGATGCCGCTGTCAGGTGGCGTGGTGCTGAGCCTTGCGGACATGAACGACATTCGCGAAATCAAGCCAGGATGGGTGATCTGCGGCCCCGGCGTCATATGCTCCGATCTCGACAAGGCCGCACGCGCGCACTCCGGACAGGAGCTCAGGATGCACCCGTCGACCTATCACACCGCAACCGTTGGCGGCTTCATCGCCGGCGGCTCGGGCGGCATCGGTTCGATCAACTGGGGCGGATTGCGCGACTTCGGCAACATCATCCGGCTGCGCGTCGTCACCATGGAGCAAGAGCCGCAAGTGCTGGAGCTCACCGGCGAGGACCTGCACAAGGTCACCCATGCCTATGGCACCAACGGCATCATCACCGAAATCGAGATGCCGCTCGCGCCTGCCTATGACTGGATCGACGCAATGGTCGGTTTCGACAGTTTCGACACGGCAGCGGCCTACGCCAATGCGCTCGCCCGCCAGGACGGCATTCTCACCAAGCTGGTCTCGGTGGTCGCGGCACCCTGCCCGTTTGACTATTTCAAACGCCATCAGAAGTTTCTCAAGGAAGGCCAGAGCGTGGTTCTGGTCATGGTCGCAGCACAAAGCCATGACGCCTTCAAGGCGTTCAGCGCGCGCAGTGGCGGTGAGATCATCTTTGACGCCACCACCGCAGGCGATCTCAAGGGCCTGCCGCCACTCTTCGAACTGTCTTGGAACCACACGACGCTGCGGGCGCTGCGCGTCGATCCGGCCTGGACCTATCTCCAGGTGCTCTATCCCTTCCCCAACCAGCTCGAGCTGACCGCGAAGATGGACCGGATGTTCCCGGGCGAACTGATCTCGCATCTCGAGTTCGTCCGCTTCGATGGCGACATCACCTGCTTCGGCCTGCCACTGGTGAAATTCACGACCGATGAACGGCTTGAGGAGATCATGGATCTGCACAACGCCAATGGCTGCCCGATCTTCAACCCTCACCGCTACACGCTTGAGGAAG
The DNA window shown above is from Hoeflea phototrophica DFL-43 and carries:
- a CDS encoding ABC transporter substrate-binding protein gives rise to the protein MTYLLRSCATAAILLAAGAQATAQEAVTFGTNWLAQPEHGGFYQSVADGTYAACGLDVTIAQGGPQVNNRALLLAGKIQFHMGGNMLEAFSAVEQSIPVKVVAASFQKEPQVLMTHPGQGLDTWEDLKNADEYILGDAGFQSYFQWMVTEFGFDPSKRVPYTFNPAPFIANPKSAQQGYITSEPFAVENAAGFKPNLFLVADYGFDTYSTTIEVMQATIDDMPDAVKCFVEGSIKGWYNYLYGDNTAANALIQKDNPDMTDEQIAFSIGKIKEYGIVDSGDTETMGIGAMTDERMESFYAKMVKAGVIADGIDIKSSYTLDYVNQGLGLDLK
- a CDS encoding ABC transporter ATP-binding protein, with the translated sequence MHSPNAQLLLLHAIGKTFASGVTALEDVNLRVNEGDFMSLLGPSGCGKSTALRIIAGLSNPTSGVVEWRGTPLQQNDIGFVFQEPTLLPWASVYDNVWLPLRLRGVSRREAEPQIAEVLERVHLTGFEKAVPRELSGGMKMRVSIARGLVTRPRILLMDEPFAALDEITRFKLNNDLLELWQERRFTVIFVTHSVFESVFLSNRITVMAAHPGRVFEELTVDAPYPRDEAFRTSSAYAESCRSASASLKTAMGMESADVGH
- a CDS encoding ABC transporter permease, which codes for MSATDTKIPSIIDPDEARRERLRKLERTGSWLLPLIIMVAAIALWDRICVWNEIPQYILPRPGVVLDTLIKDAALLFSSLLVTLRITVLSLALAVIGGVGLAVLFTQSRFVEMSLFPFAIVLQVTPIVAIFPLINIYVDDQTTKLLLCAWIVAFFPILSNTTLGLNSVDRNLIDYFRLNGATRWQTLWHLRLPAAMPYFLGGLKIAGGLALIGAVVAEFVAGTAGQSSGLASRIIEAGYRLNAPRLFAALILISLTGIVIFLALSWISHLVLHRWHESALKQEH
- a CDS encoding cytosine deaminase → MTSHRITLPVSGPYRLTNLRLHRAHLAETTGFAFDADGFAQAELAVDTGAISSIAPAAGGTPADTAIDCRGGITFPAFVDCHTHIDKGHIWPRKPNPDGSFPGALEAVGADREARWSAEDVEARMEFSLACAFAHGTKALRTHIDSVPPQEDISWPVFDTVRDRWKGRIELQAACLFGIDSARDEAWFNHLSGIVARHNGVLGAVTYMVPDLDALLDRMFSKAIELGLDLDFHADETDDTNAVSLDRIAEAALRYGYEGKILVGHCCSLARQPDGQVKETLDKVAQANLSVVSLPMCNMYLQDRRHDATTPRWRGVTLLHEMAARGINVSVASDNTRDPFYAYGDLDPLEVYREATRILHFDHPVASWPATVAANPARAMRLDDAGLFKPGARADLVLFRGRSLTELLSRPESGRIVIRDGRAIDAALPDYCELDHLMEARTNEH
- a CDS encoding FAD-binding oxidoreductase → MNIEALTAELDGIRIEDNEKIVQQKSRDFYWYSPLLKRQLDHVTGDLVVSPKTEAELIRVLKACYRHEVPVTPRGTGTGNYGQAMPLSGGVVLSLADMNDIREIKPGWVICGPGVICSDLDKAARAHSGQELRMHPSTYHTATVGGFIAGGSGGIGSINWGGLRDFGNIIRLRVVTMEQEPQVLELTGEDLHKVTHAYGTNGIITEIEMPLAPAYDWIDAMVGFDSFDTAAAYANALARQDGILTKLVSVVAAPCPFDYFKRHQKFLKEGQSVVLVMVAAQSHDAFKAFSARSGGEIIFDATTAGDLKGLPPLFELSWNHTTLRALRVDPAWTYLQVLYPFPNQLELTAKMDRMFPGELISHLEFVRFDGDITCFGLPLVKFTTDERLEEIMDLHNANGCPIFNPHRYTLEEGGMKQTDEIQLAFKREADPKGLLNPGKMIAWDDPDYDFNSGKVWLFKGLKQAS